TAATGCGAGAAGGGCGCCTAAGATCCCCCCACAAGCAATCCCAATAAAAAGGATGAACATGCTATGCCAATTAAGCCTTCTTGCCTTATGGTGTTTAATGGTTGTTATTGTTGCAGAAAACAACATAATTAATGTCGAGGTGGCAACAGCTATTTTCATTGCATGCTCAGCAGGTAAGCTGTCTATTCCCCAGAGTGTTAGAATAAGCGTGTAGAGTAAAGGAACCGTGACAAAGCCACCGCCAAAGCCAAATAACCATGTTGTAATGCCTGAAATTAAACCAAACGAAATCAGCCAGAATGTCATTTCAAATCTCCTGTTGAGTCAGGAGATCAACAATATAGAATAAAATAATGGCTTGCCCACGAGATAATGACAAGTTTATATGAATTTAGGACAATTTTAATATTATGCGTAATATCGATATTAACAATGTGGATCATCTTCCCCGTGATATTTTGGCATTAGGATCTGATTATCCTTATGACACATTACTCGAAGCACATCATCATCGACGAGCCCAATTTTTATATGCCCCAAATGGTGTTATGAAAGTTAAAACTGAAGATGGCCAATGGATTGTATTACCTTACAGCGGTGTGTGGATCCCTGCTAAAAAAGTACATCAAGTGCTAATGTTGGGTAGCAGTACTTATAGTCTCTATATTGAGCCGAATAAAGTACCTCGTTATTCGGAATATTGTGAGGTTTTACACGTTTCTCCTTTGTTTCATCAGCTATTACTTTCAGCAAATCAACTTCCTTTGCTTTATGATTTAGGTGGGAGAGATAGCGCTTTATTAACGTTACTTTGTCATGAATTAACTCAGGCCAAATCATTACCTTATTTTACACCTTTACCTCAACATGCTTTATTGGATTTACTATGTACTGAATTTATGTCACAGCCCAATATTCGTACCACACCAGAGATGTGGGCTGAGAAATTAAATAAG
This genomic stretch from Proteus vulgaris harbors:
- the ripA_4 gene encoding putative transcriptional regulator, whose amino-acid sequence is MRNIDINNVDHLPRDILALGSDYPYDTLLEAHHHRRAQFLYAPNGVMKVKTEDGQWIVLPYSGVWIPAKKVHQVLMLGSSTYSLYIEPNKVPRYSEYCEVLHVSPLFHQLLLSANQLPLLYDLGGRDSALLTLLCHELTQAKSLPYFTPLPQHALLDLLCTEFMSQPNIRTTPEMWAEKLNKSLRTFTRLFHKETGLSFREWRQKACLMYALTALKKGHSVTEIALELGYENPSAFSAMFNKEMGYSPKLFLKQLKAF